From the genome of Chelonoidis abingdonii isolate Lonesome George chromosome 25, CheloAbing_2.0, whole genome shotgun sequence, one region includes:
- the AIRIM gene encoding AFG2-interacting ribosome maturation factor, translating to MSESSAILVLHQSLRKCFQAIQQQQEAWQTALTDCKPLLSSLSNLAEQMQACQKVTFAHTPLQGFPDLEEQLKYKHRCAAETLLEELGGKVADLQKVRDVVSGYVGTVFQLYEQHADVLGFEASVQRTALTPSLADMLEWLHDIERYYRHVYLESKLLLLQIRYENLPDMQTLPQSWEKILEHSSRNMVQDTLLKVSFLDTL from the exons ATGTCAGAGAGCTCAGCCATCCTGGTCCTTCATCAGTCCCTGCGAAAGTGCTTCCAGGCCatacagcagcagcaagaggctTGGCAGACAGCGCTGACAGACTGTAAGCCCCTCCTGAGCTCTCTGAGCAATCTGGCGGAGCAGATGCAGGCCTGCCAGAAGGTCACATTTGCACATACACCACTGCAAGGCTTCCCAGATCTGGAAGAGCAGTTAAAGTACAAGCACCGCTGTGCAGCAGAGACCCTGCTGGAAGAACTGGGGGGCAAAGT AGCTGACTTGCAGAAAGTGCGGGATGTAGTTAGTGGCTACGTGGGCACTGTTTTCCAACTCTATGAGCAGCATGCGGATGTGCTAGGTTTTGAGGCTTCTGTGCAGCGTACTGCTCTTACCCCCTCACTGGCTGACATGTTGGAATGGCTGCATGATATTGAGAGATATTACAGACACGT ATACCTGGAGAGTAAACTCCTCCTACTCCAAATCAGATATGAGAACTTGCCAGACATGCAAACCCTGCCACAGTCTTGGGAGAAGATTTTGGAGCACAGTAGTCGAAACATGGTTCAAG ACACTCTTCTGAAGGTCTCCTTTCTGGATACTCTGTGA